A stretch of Crossiella cryophila DNA encodes these proteins:
- a CDS encoding lipid droplet-associated protein, whose translation MKPLPLPVRVAAGLAAAAVEQARKLPRSLAGLPVTVASTAMQLSMRAQQHVTELAIKGDEILATLRPAEETPEWATFDEDLDDAPAPPAVAEGLPGRKKAGEVTVERPDEPAANGAARLPGRPKAGEVTGTDEAERLPGRPKAGEVTGGVERLPGRQKAGEVTSAAEPSDVDEPADGPAGVPGYDDLSLAQVRARLRWLSVDQLEELLAYELTGRGREEFVRMLTRRIATVRES comes from the coding sequence ATGAAACCGCTGCCACTGCCGGTCCGCGTGGCCGCCGGGCTCGCCGCGGCCGCCGTGGAGCAGGCCCGCAAGCTGCCGCGTTCACTCGCCGGACTGCCCGTCACGGTGGCCAGCACCGCGATGCAACTGTCCATGCGAGCCCAGCAACACGTGACCGAACTCGCCATCAAGGGCGATGAGATCCTGGCCACGCTGCGCCCAGCCGAGGAAACCCCCGAATGGGCGACCTTCGACGAGGACCTGGACGACGCGCCCGCGCCACCCGCCGTTGCCGAGGGCCTGCCCGGCCGGAAGAAGGCCGGTGAGGTGACCGTCGAGCGTCCGGACGAGCCTGCCGCCAACGGCGCCGCGCGCCTGCCCGGCCGCCCCAAGGCGGGCGAGGTCACCGGCACCGACGAGGCCGAACGGCTGCCAGGCCGACCGAAGGCCGGCGAGGTCACCGGCGGAGTCGAGCGGCTGCCCGGCCGGCAGAAGGCCGGCGAGGTCACCTCCGCGGCCGAGCCGTCCGATGTGGACGAACCCGCCGACGGACCGGCAGGTGTGCCCGGTTACGACGACCTCTCCCTGGCCCAGGTGCGCGCCCGGCTGCGCTGGCTCTCCGTCGACCAGCTCGAGGAGCTGCTCGCCTACGAGCTGACCGGTCGTGGCCGCGAGGAGTTCGTCCGGATGCTGACCCGGCGGATCGCCACCGTGCGCGAGTCGTGA
- the xseA gene encoding exodeoxyribonuclease VII large subunit → MTAPSTAEQPWPVRTVARKIAEWIARLGSVWVEGEVTQISNRPNTSTAFITLRDPSANFSVTVTCATALLRSLDTPLTEGARVIMHGRPVFYEGRGTISLRVDEIRAVGIGELLARIERLRRLLAAEGLFEPGRKRKPPFLPQCVGLITGRASAAERDVLTNAKHRWPAVHFRVINVAVQGHLAVPQVLEALSTLASDPEVDVIVIARGGGSVEDLLPFSDEALCRAVAACRTPVLSAIGHEPDTPLLDHVADLRCSTPTDAGKRVVPDVAEETTRIGQLRDRARRALHGWVDREHRLLAQLRSRPVLSDPFGPLQRRMEDVHALLERARRATLSRLGHEQSRLDGVKARLTTLGPAATLARGYAVVQRVADGAPDGVLRSVADAPPGTLLRVRVVDGAVHAIVPEDTDAVNGGSGGVAGP, encoded by the coding sequence GTGACCGCGCCCAGCACCGCGGAGCAGCCGTGGCCGGTCCGCACGGTGGCGCGCAAGATCGCGGAGTGGATCGCGCGGCTGGGCTCGGTGTGGGTGGAGGGCGAGGTCACCCAGATCTCCAACCGGCCGAACACCTCGACCGCGTTCATCACCCTGCGGGACCCCTCCGCCAACTTCTCGGTGACGGTGACCTGCGCGACCGCGCTGCTGCGGAGCCTGGACACGCCGCTGACCGAGGGCGCGCGGGTGATCATGCACGGGCGGCCGGTGTTCTACGAGGGCCGCGGCACGATCAGCCTGCGGGTGGACGAGATCCGCGCGGTGGGCATCGGCGAGCTGCTGGCCCGGATCGAACGCCTGCGTCGGCTGCTGGCCGCCGAGGGCCTGTTCGAGCCGGGGCGGAAGCGGAAACCGCCGTTCCTGCCGCAGTGCGTCGGGCTGATCACCGGCCGGGCCTCCGCGGCCGAGCGGGACGTGCTCACCAATGCCAAACACCGTTGGCCCGCGGTGCACTTCCGGGTGATCAACGTTGCGGTGCAAGGACATCTGGCCGTGCCGCAGGTGCTGGAAGCGCTGTCCACGCTGGCGTCCGACCCCGAGGTCGACGTGATCGTGATCGCCCGCGGCGGCGGCAGCGTGGAGGACCTGCTGCCCTTCTCCGACGAGGCGCTCTGCCGGGCGGTCGCGGCCTGCCGCACCCCGGTGCTCAGCGCGATCGGCCACGAGCCGGACACCCCGCTGCTGGACCACGTCGCCGACCTGCGCTGCTCTACTCCGACGGACGCGGGCAAACGGGTGGTTCCGGACGTGGCGGAGGAAACGACCAGAATCGGTCAGCTCCGCGACCGGGCCCGCCGGGCACTACACGGTTGGGTGGATCGGGAACACCGGTTGCTCGCTCAATTGCGTTCCCGCCCAGTGCTTTCCGACCCGTTCGGTCCCTTGCAGCGCCGAATGGAGGACGTGCACGCGTTGCTCGAGCGGGCCCGCCGGGCCACGCTCTCCCGGCTCGGGCACGAACAGAGCCGGTTGGACGGTGTCAAAGCACGCTTGACGACCCTGGGACCGGCGGCCACTCTGGCCCGCGGATACGCAGTCGTGCAGCGCGTCGCCGACGGCGCCCCGGACGGGGTGCTCCGCTCGGTCGCCGACGCGCCGCCGGGAACGCTGCTGCGGGTCCGAGTCGTTGACGGAGCGGTGCACGCGATCGTGCCCGAAGACACCGATGCGGTGAACGGAGGTAGCGGTGGCGTCGCTGGCCCATGA
- a CDS encoding exodeoxyribonuclease VII small subunit, which yields MTQNNTDAALGYEAARDELVEVVRKLEAGGLSLEDSLALWERGETLAKVCEKHLAGARDRVEQALATVDNAEPNG from the coding sequence GTGACACAGAACAACACCGACGCCGCGCTCGGCTACGAGGCGGCGCGCGACGAGCTGGTCGAGGTCGTCCGCAAGCTGGAGGCCGGCGGTCTCTCGCTGGAGGACTCACTCGCGCTCTGGGAGCGTGGCGAGACCCTCGCGAAGGTCTGCGAGAAGCATCTCGCCGGGGCGCGGGACCGGGTCGAGCAGGCACTGGCCACTGTGGACAACGCTGAGCCGAACGGTTGA
- the glpX gene encoding class II fructose-bisphosphatase, translating into MAANTAPRRREAPDRNLALELVRVTEAAAIAAGRWVGRGDKNGGDGAAVDAMRKLIGTVSMRGVVVIGEGEKDEAPMLFNGEQVGNGDGPDCDVAVDPIDGTTLMAKGMPNALAVLAVAERGAMYDPSAVFYMQKLAVGPDAADVVDLDAPVAENIRRVAKAKQTDVADVTVCILDRPRHESLVKEVREAGARIHFISDGDVAGAISAARPSTGVDMLLGIGGTPEGIIAAAALKCMGGAIQARLWPKDDEERERALAAGHDLDRVLTTDDLVRGDNVFFCATGITDGDLLRGVHYRSGGCTTQSIVMRSKSGTLRMIDGYHRLTKLREYSSVDFGGDPEVPPLP; encoded by the coding sequence ATGGCCGCGAACACTGCCCCGCGACGTCGTGAGGCACCCGATCGCAACCTCGCCCTGGAACTGGTCCGGGTCACCGAAGCCGCCGCGATCGCGGCAGGCCGCTGGGTCGGCCGCGGTGACAAGAACGGCGGCGACGGCGCGGCGGTGGACGCCATGCGCAAGCTGATCGGCACCGTCTCCATGCGTGGCGTGGTGGTCATCGGGGAGGGCGAGAAGGACGAGGCCCCGATGCTGTTCAACGGCGAGCAGGTGGGCAACGGCGACGGCCCGGACTGCGATGTCGCGGTGGACCCGATCGACGGCACCACGCTGATGGCCAAGGGCATGCCCAACGCGCTGGCCGTGCTGGCGGTGGCCGAGCGGGGCGCGATGTACGACCCGTCCGCGGTGTTCTACATGCAGAAGCTCGCGGTCGGCCCGGACGCCGCGGACGTGGTGGACCTGGACGCGCCGGTGGCGGAGAACATCCGCCGGGTGGCCAAGGCCAAGCAGACCGACGTGGCCGACGTGACCGTGTGCATCCTGGACCGGCCCCGGCACGAGTCGCTGGTCAAGGAGGTCCGCGAGGCGGGCGCCCGGATCCACTTCATCAGCGACGGCGATGTGGCGGGCGCGATCTCCGCGGCCCGGCCGAGCACCGGCGTGGACATGCTGCTGGGCATCGGCGGCACCCCGGAGGGCATCATCGCCGCGGCCGCGCTCAAGTGCATGGGCGGGGCGATCCAGGCCCGGCTCTGGCCGAAGGACGACGAGGAGCGCGAGCGCGCGCTGGCCGCCGGGCACGACCTGGACCGGGTGCTGACCACCGACGACCTGGTGCGCGGGGACAACGTGTTCTTCTGCGCCACCGGCATCACCGACGGCGACCTGCTGCGCGGCGTGCACTACCGCTCCGGCGGCTGCACCACCCAGTCCATCGTGATGCGGTCCAAGTCCGGCACGCTGCGGATGATCGACGGCTACCACCGGCTGACCAAGCTGCGCGAGTACTCCTCGGTCGACTTCGGCGGCGACCCGGAAGTCCCGCCGCTGCCCTGA
- a CDS encoding protein-glutamine glutaminase family protein yields MVDPPAAMTAAAESAGNYLDIAFSSGRAARVDLRDPRARGWTGAIGELRAAGLDVYVELDPDTGLVTEVLVPHRVAVIALNPGEDLVEVDLEPSQAHHYLRRDNPDFAELLALLEAAMAGQDTVLVTETLDKHAIIDVRPAPKEAAPEQLTEGVPEALGTPVSYAQVVQMYRLVAGQTACSANPTAPGIPFTYPDDGCWGRAHEMARLMIANGITPDKVWIYGSLRVNSANKPDCVVGWGWHVAPTLVADGVTYVIDPALFDGPVTQDTWKGVQGDPAARLQPTGWDIFHNHYAPHRYDPDYRLTNEVLAKYRGDLQLRSNSATGPPPYANCQPAAPGVQFRASLAGGQTARWFTHSWNAARHVLWTVMPTSICSGGPQVRHEVAVQRTDGNLCTYWITVQNLTGRTVRFEARFDYLN; encoded by the coding sequence GTGGTCGATCCGCCGGCGGCCATGACGGCCGCCGCGGAGTCGGCGGGAAATTACCTGGACATCGCATTCTCCAGTGGCCGGGCGGCGCGGGTGGACCTGCGGGACCCCCGGGCGCGCGGCTGGACCGGCGCGATCGGCGAGCTGCGCGCGGCCGGTCTGGACGTCTACGTCGAACTCGATCCGGACACCGGGCTGGTCACCGAGGTGCTGGTGCCGCACCGGGTCGCCGTGATCGCGCTGAACCCCGGCGAGGACCTGGTCGAGGTCGACCTCGAACCCTCGCAGGCCCACCACTACCTGCGCCGGGACAACCCGGACTTCGCCGAACTGCTGGCCCTGCTCGAAGCGGCCATGGCCGGCCAGGACACCGTGCTGGTCACCGAGACCCTCGACAAGCACGCGATCATCGATGTCCGCCCGGCCCCAAAAGAGGCCGCGCCTGAGCAGCTCACCGAGGGCGTTCCGGAAGCACTCGGCACCCCGGTCAGCTACGCCCAGGTCGTGCAGATGTATCGCCTGGTGGCCGGTCAGACCGCCTGCTCGGCCAACCCGACCGCACCCGGCATCCCGTTCACCTACCCCGACGACGGCTGCTGGGGCCGGGCGCACGAGATGGCCCGGCTGATGATCGCCAACGGCATCACCCCGGACAAGGTCTGGATCTACGGCAGCCTGCGGGTCAACAGCGCGAACAAGCCGGACTGCGTGGTCGGCTGGGGCTGGCACGTGGCCCCGACGCTGGTGGCCGACGGGGTCACCTACGTGATCGACCCCGCGCTGTTCGACGGCCCGGTCACCCAGGACACCTGGAAGGGCGTGCAGGGCGATCCCGCCGCCCGGCTGCAGCCCACCGGCTGGGACATCTTCCACAACCACTACGCCCCGCACCGCTACGACCCGGACTACCGCCTCACCAACGAGGTGCTGGCCAAGTACCGCGGTGACCTGCAGCTGCGGTCCAACTCCGCGACCGGCCCGCCGCCGTACGCGAACTGCCAGCCTGCCGCGCCGGGGGTGCAGTTCCGGGCCAGCCTGGCCGGCGGGCAGACCGCGCGCTGGTTCACGCACAGCTGGAACGCCGCCCGGCACGTGCTCTGGACGGTCATGCCCACCTCGATCTGCTCCGGTGGCCCGCAGGTGCGGCACGAGGTCGCGGTGCAGCGCACCGACGGGAACCTGTGCACCTACTGGATCACCGTGCAGAACCTCACCGGGCGAACCGTGCGGTTCGAGGCCCGCTTCGACTACCTCAACTGA